The following proteins are encoded in a genomic region of Natrinema sp. DC36:
- a CDS encoding AAA domain-containing protein, which produces MHVRGTVAGEVDVRSVSTSYGESELAEVPLRPAEDASTSDAIDDETPPPRGDGGTVTVADGRETTTVTLWNKWTESAELLEPGMELVVTNAKEEEYQGETQYATTGDSYVVVEPSFLVSVTSIRNWVQCPRLYYLNKLSGVPLNYPVVKGTLVHEVFGDLLRGRDLEESIDARVEERGLQLGLLGETPEAVTEEIRENAKAIEGWLEQGRLTDDDSWRSEQLLISETFGIRGRADAVRRGAPVELKTGKNLKKEPRFKDKVQAACYALLLEEHGGDVDIGTLLYTKNSALDRNEETGDLTPAKEFTMGDGLLKYVVRLRNEIAAKEVSGDIPTGYEADAKCEYCFEQDTCMVVSGRLDQESKAGQIGQSLPEEELEYFDRFYHAIEEERREVHREYAKLWEQTAEERADDDRALINLEFVEKRPLEEGRWELRAERTGGATSKLREGDLVLASDGHPVRGDSELAWIKRLDDEIVLTADEPVEVTRLDVYPSELTTDRLLVAMHDALLKGNERRKDILFGRTDPEFETIDETFIDNNERQNEAVAKAVGADDCALIHGPPGTGKTYTIARAIRAMVERGERVLLSAFTNRAVDNALEALLEQLDDVIEEDRVVRVGSESGIRDDMEPYRLERSGNPEDRVAKLQNAQVVAATTSTCGSRIMKEQAFDVALVDEAAQLTEPGTCAAINLAERFVLVGDHEQLPPVVRAENDLTESLFERLVDLHPEAGVMLTHQYRMNQRIQVFASNEFYDGQLRPATPEVAGRNLDDLEGVSRDGLPESLRDPVSFVDVEGDRSQYTDSEEAERIAALIETYEAAGLERTDIGVIAPFRAQVSEISKHVPDDVAVDTVDRFQGSSQEVIIVSFTATGSLEGPIFEDYRRINVALTRPKRALVLVGDSSALASDPVYERMLEWARR; this is translated from the coding sequence GTGCACGTACGCGGAACCGTCGCGGGCGAGGTCGACGTGCGGTCGGTGTCCACGAGCTACGGCGAGAGCGAACTCGCGGAGGTGCCGCTCCGGCCGGCCGAGGACGCGTCGACCAGCGACGCGATCGACGACGAGACGCCACCCCCTCGAGGCGACGGCGGGACGGTGACCGTCGCGGACGGTCGCGAAACCACGACGGTGACCCTCTGGAACAAGTGGACCGAATCGGCCGAACTGCTCGAGCCGGGGATGGAACTCGTCGTCACGAACGCGAAAGAAGAGGAGTATCAGGGCGAGACGCAGTACGCGACGACCGGCGACTCCTACGTCGTCGTCGAGCCGTCCTTCCTCGTCAGCGTGACGTCGATCCGCAACTGGGTCCAGTGTCCCCGGCTGTATTATCTGAACAAGCTCTCCGGAGTGCCGCTGAACTACCCCGTCGTGAAGGGGACGCTCGTCCACGAGGTCTTCGGCGATCTGCTCCGCGGGCGCGACCTCGAGGAGTCGATCGACGCCCGCGTCGAGGAACGGGGTCTCCAGCTGGGGCTGCTCGGTGAAACGCCCGAGGCCGTCACCGAGGAGATTCGAGAGAACGCGAAAGCGATCGAGGGCTGGCTCGAGCAGGGCCGGCTGACCGACGACGACAGCTGGCGGTCGGAACAGTTGCTCATCAGCGAGACGTTCGGCATCCGTGGCCGAGCCGACGCCGTCCGCCGCGGTGCCCCGGTCGAACTCAAGACGGGGAAGAACCTCAAGAAGGAGCCGCGGTTCAAGGACAAGGTGCAGGCGGCCTGCTACGCGCTCCTGCTCGAGGAACACGGCGGCGACGTCGACATCGGAACGCTGCTCTACACGAAGAACTCGGCGCTGGATCGCAACGAGGAGACCGGCGATCTCACGCCCGCGAAGGAGTTCACGATGGGCGACGGTCTCCTGAAGTACGTCGTGCGCCTCCGCAACGAGATCGCGGCGAAGGAAGTGTCCGGCGATATTCCGACCGGCTACGAGGCCGACGCGAAGTGCGAGTACTGTTTCGAACAGGACACCTGCATGGTCGTCTCGGGTCGGCTCGATCAGGAATCCAAGGCCGGCCAGATCGGCCAGTCGCTGCCGGAGGAAGAACTCGAGTACTTCGACCGGTTCTACCACGCGATCGAGGAGGAGCGCCGGGAGGTCCACCGCGAGTACGCAAAGCTCTGGGAGCAGACGGCCGAGGAGCGAGCCGACGACGACCGCGCGCTGATCAATCTCGAGTTCGTCGAGAAGCGGCCGCTCGAGGAAGGCCGCTGGGAACTGCGCGCCGAACGGACCGGCGGCGCGACCTCGAAGCTCCGCGAGGGCGATCTGGTGCTCGCGAGCGACGGCCACCCGGTTCGCGGCGATTCGGAGCTAGCGTGGATCAAGCGGTTAGACGACGAAATCGTGCTCACGGCCGACGAGCCGGTCGAGGTGACGAGACTCGACGTCTACCCCTCCGAACTGACGACCGACCGGCTGCTCGTCGCGATGCACGACGCGCTCCTCAAAGGCAACGAACGGCGCAAGGACATTCTGTTCGGACGTACTGATCCCGAATTCGAAACCATCGATGAAACGTTCATCGACAACAACGAACGCCAGAACGAGGCCGTGGCGAAGGCGGTCGGCGCGGATGACTGCGCGCTGATCCACGGGCCGCCGGGCACCGGGAAGACCTACACCATCGCCCGCGCCATCCGCGCGATGGTCGAGCGCGGCGAGCGCGTCCTGCTGTCGGCCTTCACGAATCGGGCGGTGGACAACGCGCTCGAGGCCCTGCTCGAACAGTTGGACGACGTGATCGAGGAGGATCGCGTGGTTCGGGTCGGATCGGAGAGCGGGATCCGCGACGACATGGAGCCCTACCGCCTCGAGCGTTCGGGGAATCCCGAGGATCGCGTCGCGAAACTGCAGAACGCGCAGGTGGTGGCGGCGACGACGTCGACCTGCGGCTCGCGGATCATGAAAGAGCAGGCCTTCGACGTGGCGCTGGTCGACGAGGCCGCACAGCTCACCGAACCCGGAACCTGCGCGGCGATCAACCTGGCCGAACGGTTCGTGCTGGTCGGCGACCACGAGCAGCTCCCGCCCGTCGTTCGGGCCGAAAACGACCTCACCGAGTCGCTGTTCGAGCGGCTGGTCGACCTCCACCCCGAGGCCGGCGTCATGTTAACCCACCAGTACCGGATGAACCAGCGCATTCAGGTCTTCGCCTCGAACGAGTTCTACGACGGCCAGCTTCGACCCGCCACGCCCGAGGTCGCGGGACGGAATCTGGACGACCTCGAGGGCGTCTCCCGCGACGGGCTACCCGAGAGTCTGCGGGATCCGGTCTCGTTCGTCGACGTCGAAGGCGATCGGAGTCAGTACACCGACAGCGAGGAGGCCGAGCGGATCGCGGCCCTGATCGAGACCTACGAAGCGGCCGGCCTCGAGCGGACCGACATCGGCGTCATAGCCCCCTTCAGGGCGCAGGTCTCGGAGATCTCCAAGCACGTCCCCGACGACGTGGCCGTCGACACCGTCGACCGCTTCCAGGGCTCGAGCCAGGAGGTCATCATCGTCTCCTTTACCGCGACCGGCTCGCTCGAGGGGCCGATCTTCGAGGATTATCGGCGGATCAACGTCGCCCTGACCCGGCCGAAGCGCGCGCTGGTACTGGTCGGCGACTCGAGCGCGCTGGCGTCCGACCCGGTCTACGAGCGGATGCTCGAGTGGGCACGGCGCTGA
- a CDS encoding HalOD1 output domain-containing protein codes for MTGKDITSAADSPVEDPERGSFTARYDWTANDDPSISIVRTVAAVTGTEPTEMRPLYEVVDPEAMNRLLTRAGARTRPIRLSFRFENCAVTVHADGRVIVAPCE; via the coding sequence ATGACAGGGAAGGACATAACTTCGGCTGCGGACTCGCCGGTGGAAGATCCCGAACGGGGATCGTTTACCGCGCGATACGACTGGACTGCCAACGACGACCCGTCGATATCGATCGTTCGGACGGTCGCGGCAGTGACGGGGACGGAACCGACGGAGATGCGACCGCTGTACGAGGTCGTCGATCCGGAGGCCATGAATCGGCTCCTCACCCGAGCGGGAGCCCGAACGCGACCGATACGACTCTCGTTTCGCTTCGAAAACTGTGCCGTCACCGTCCACGCGGACGGCCGCGTCATCGTGGCTCCGTGCGAGTGA
- a CDS encoding bacterio-opsin activator domain-containing protein, producing the protein MTEIQRGERSASVRELEFTIDESSYPFVSASEQVGCRIELAEMLPRGDGEYAEFFTVTDGDPSAVVKLARTHESVESRLLSGGENDALLEFLASEGCPAVILAELGALPQEVQGDGGTGRIVAEVPRRYDAVSITDAFLERVPEAEFAAKRETTELRTPFSRTGFRGELRSRLTERQREVLEAAFEAGYYDWPRECSGEAVATELGISSPTFSEHIHAAERKLLTMVFEGS; encoded by the coding sequence ATGACAGAGATTCAACGAGGCGAGCGTTCGGCTTCGGTGCGGGAGCTCGAGTTCACGATCGACGAGTCGTCGTATCCGTTCGTGTCTGCTTCGGAACAGGTCGGCTGTCGGATCGAACTCGCGGAGATGCTTCCGCGCGGCGACGGAGAGTACGCCGAGTTTTTCACGGTCACGGACGGTGATCCATCGGCGGTCGTCAAACTCGCTCGGACTCACGAAAGCGTTGAGAGTCGGCTTCTCAGCGGCGGTGAAAACGACGCACTCCTCGAATTTCTCGCCTCTGAGGGGTGTCCCGCGGTGATCCTCGCCGAACTCGGGGCGCTCCCGCAGGAGGTCCAAGGCGACGGCGGAACCGGCCGCATCGTCGCCGAAGTCCCGCGGCGATACGATGCGGTGTCGATCACCGACGCGTTCCTCGAGCGGGTGCCGGAGGCGGAATTCGCCGCGAAGCGCGAAACGACGGAACTCAGGACCCCGTTCAGTCGAACGGGGTTCCGTGGGGAACTGCGCTCGAGGCTCACGGAGCGACAGCGCGAAGTGCTCGAGGCCGCATTCGAGGCCGGATACTACGATTGGCCCCGCGAGTGCTCGGGCGAAGCGGTCGCGACCGAACTCGGCATCTCGTCGCCGACGTTCTCCGAACACATTCACGCCGCCGAGCGCAAACTCCTGACGATGGTGTTCGAGGGTTCGTAA
- a CDS encoding phosphatase PAP2 family protein has product MRLREQSTVVRDAVPTEYAEVVVFITELGGTTLLMFLLAVLFWCADRRRSALVISYAVAGLALLLSLKAVFALPRPPADAMLLPLEGEREGYGFPSGHAFAAAVVYGGLVSAYDRLGDWQAVTGAGVLIVAVSLSRVALGVHYLGDVIVGAVLGIAFVAVMNRITRDDPTIGFAIALVLAVPAAAVAGTTDALLGLGGSIGGLLATRRLEVLPALRSRLEGVVLTGLGGGFVALITSVEPVVATVEPLLVVLYAILFAGIVLAPAAVGRLEVGALESRRA; this is encoded by the coding sequence ATGCGACTCAGGGAGCAAAGCACCGTCGTCCGTGACGCCGTACCGACCGAATACGCGGAGGTCGTCGTGTTTATCACGGAACTCGGCGGGACGACGCTTCTCATGTTCCTACTCGCCGTGCTGTTTTGGTGCGCGGATCGCCGCCGGAGCGCGCTCGTGATCAGTTACGCGGTCGCCGGCCTGGCGCTATTGCTCTCGCTCAAGGCCGTCTTCGCGCTCCCGCGGCCGCCTGCGGACGCCATGTTGCTCCCGCTCGAGGGAGAGCGCGAGGGGTACGGCTTTCCGAGCGGGCACGCCTTCGCGGCGGCCGTCGTCTACGGCGGCCTCGTCTCGGCGTACGACCGACTGGGAGACTGGCAGGCGGTCACCGGTGCCGGCGTGCTGATCGTCGCCGTCTCACTATCACGGGTCGCTCTCGGCGTCCACTACCTCGGCGACGTGATCGTCGGTGCAGTCCTCGGAATCGCCTTCGTGGCGGTCATGAATCGCATCACGCGCGACGATCCGACGATCGGGTTCGCCATCGCGCTCGTCCTCGCCGTTCCCGCCGCTGCGGTCGCGGGAACGACGGACGCGCTGCTCGGACTCGGGGGCTCGATCGGCGGGCTGCTCGCCACGCGGCGACTCGAGGTCCTGCCGGCGCTGCGATCTCGACTCGAGGGCGTCGTCCTCACCGGTCTCGGCGGCGGATTCGTGGCCCTCATCACGAGTGTCGAACCCGTCGTTGCGACGGTCGAACCCCTGCTCGTCGTCCTCTACGCGATTCTCTTCGCCGGTATTGTTCTCGCCCCGGCCGCCGTCGGCCGACTCGAGGTCGGCGCGCTCGAGTCGCGGCGGGCGTAG
- a CDS encoding zinc-dependent alcohol dehydrogenase — protein MRALTWHGEQDVRIDDVPEPEIVNPGDAIIEVTATAICGSDLHLYNGYMPGMREGDVLGHEPMGEVVEVGSEVETLEAGDRVVVPFTISCGSCWFCDHDLYSLCDNSNPNAEVASEVMGHSPAGLLGFSHMLGGYAGGQAEYLRVPYADVGPIKIDSDLPDEQVLFLSDIFPTGFMAAENAEIEENDTVAVWGCGPVGQFAIQSAWMLGADRVIAIDRIPERLEMARSHGDAEIIHFEEDDVYDRLMSMTGNRGPDRCIDAVGTEAHGTGVTGLADQVKQEAHLEDDRPHVLRQAIKCCRKGGTLSVPGVYLGRSDNLPFGSVMNKALTIKTGQTHVQRYLNPLLEKIEDGEIDPSFVISHQVGLEKGPEMYETFNNKDDDCIKVVMTP, from the coding sequence ATGAGGGCGCTCACCTGGCACGGCGAACAGGACGTCCGTATCGACGACGTTCCCGAGCCGGAGATCGTCAATCCGGGGGACGCGATAATCGAGGTCACGGCGACCGCCATCTGCGGCTCCGACCTCCACCTCTACAACGGGTACATGCCCGGGATGCGAGAGGGCGACGTGCTCGGCCACGAGCCGATGGGCGAGGTGGTCGAGGTCGGCAGCGAGGTCGAGACCCTCGAGGCGGGCGACCGAGTCGTCGTTCCCTTCACGATCAGCTGCGGCTCGTGTTGGTTCTGCGACCACGACCTCTACTCCCTCTGTGACAACTCGAACCCGAACGCCGAGGTGGCGAGCGAGGTGATGGGCCACTCGCCGGCCGGCCTGCTCGGCTTCTCGCACATGCTGGGGGGCTACGCCGGCGGACAGGCGGAGTACCTGCGGGTCCCCTACGCCGACGTCGGCCCGATCAAAATCGACTCCGACCTGCCAGACGAACAGGTGCTCTTCCTCTCCGACATCTTCCCGACGGGATTCATGGCGGCCGAAAACGCCGAGATAGAGGAGAACGACACGGTCGCAGTCTGGGGCTGCGGGCCCGTCGGCCAGTTCGCCATCCAGAGCGCGTGGATGCTCGGTGCCGACCGCGTGATCGCCATCGACCGAATCCCGGAACGACTCGAGATGGCGCGGTCCCACGGCGACGCGGAGATCATCCACTTCGAGGAGGACGACGTCTACGATCGACTGATGTCGATGACCGGCAATCGCGGCCCGGACCGGTGCATCGACGCGGTCGGCACCGAGGCCCACGGCACGGGGGTCACGGGCCTCGCCGATCAGGTCAAACAGGAGGCGCACCTCGAGGACGACCGCCCGCACGTCCTCCGGCAGGCGATCAAGTGCTGCCGGAAGGGCGGCACGCTCTCGGTTCCCGGCGTCTACCTCGGCCGGTCGGACAACCTCCCCTTCGGCTCGGTGATGAACAAGGCGTTGACGATCAAGACCGGCCAGACCCACGTTCAGCGCTATCTGAATCCGCTACTCGAGAAGATCGAGGACGGCGAGATCGATCCTTCGTTCGTCATCAGTCATCAGGTCGGCCTCGAGAAGGGGCCGGAGATGTACGAGACGTTCAACAACAAGGACGACGACTGCATCAAGGTGGTGATGACGCCCTGA
- a CDS encoding ion channel encodes MFEALHPRRPGGRVAVWIVTAIALTSIATGVGSILTRPALETGGTLGDLQAVAEFSGTIVGFALLVTAWGMRRGYRLAYVTAVLLVALSGAHGIVQFRAVSVPLVVLSVGGLAVLVATSGRFTRSSSLDATQIGALLSIVGVLCYGTAGAYALRSGFDGVTTVVDAVYFTAVTASTVGYGDVHASTEAARLFAISLVVLGPATLAATVGSLFGPALDTHLARTGREATAHLGSDAAVAGGKAKRSAEIVVLGSDETIAPIVDTLASRASVAVVTGEERSRHSDGVDVLIGDPTVDRTLERAGIETCDAVLVCTAGLRDADAVIDSARSHTDARIVAFTGGGEPVSTERIEADVVVDPETVLIEATVDALLGTDGVAGQSSASAASHSG; translated from the coding sequence ATGTTCGAGGCGCTTCACCCGCGTCGACCCGGCGGTCGCGTCGCTGTCTGGATCGTCACCGCAATCGCGCTCACGTCGATCGCGACCGGCGTCGGCTCGATTCTCACTCGGCCGGCCCTCGAGACCGGCGGCACGCTCGGCGATCTCCAGGCCGTCGCGGAGTTCAGCGGGACCATCGTCGGCTTCGCCCTGCTCGTCACCGCCTGGGGAATGCGTCGGGGCTACCGGCTGGCGTACGTCACCGCCGTCCTCCTCGTCGCCCTGTCCGGGGCCCACGGTATCGTCCAGTTCAGAGCGGTGTCCGTCCCGCTCGTCGTCCTCTCGGTCGGCGGACTCGCCGTCCTCGTCGCCACGAGCGGGCGGTTCACGCGCTCGAGTAGCCTCGACGCGACGCAGATCGGTGCCCTCCTGTCTATCGTCGGCGTGCTCTGTTACGGAACCGCCGGGGCGTACGCGCTCAGAAGCGGGTTCGACGGGGTCACGACCGTCGTCGACGCGGTCTACTTCACCGCCGTGACCGCGAGCACGGTCGGCTACGGCGACGTCCACGCGAGCACCGAAGCGGCGCGTCTGTTCGCTATCTCGTTGGTCGTCCTCGGGCCGGCGACCCTGGCCGCCACGGTCGGCAGCCTGTTCGGCCCCGCGCTCGATACCCACCTCGCCCGAACCGGTCGCGAGGCAACGGCGCATCTCGGTTCCGACGCTGCCGTGGCCGGAGGCAAAGCGAAGCGTAGCGCGGAAATCGTCGTTCTCGGGTCCGACGAGACGATCGCACCGATCGTCGACACACTCGCGTCCCGCGCGTCGGTCGCGGTCGTGACGGGCGAGGAGCGCTCACGGCATTCGGACGGCGTCGACGTACTCATCGGTGACCCGACGGTCGACCGCACGCTCGAGCGGGCCGGCATCGAAACGTGCGATGCGGTACTCGTCTGTACCGCCGGGCTGCGAGACGCGGACGCGGTGATCGACTCTGCTCGGTCGCACACGGACGCCAGAATCGTGGCCTTCACGGGCGGTGGGGAACCCGTGTCCACCGAACGAATCGAGGCAGACGTCGTGGTCGACCCCGAAACCGTGCTGATCGAAGCGACCGTCGACGCGCTGCTCGGGACCGACGGGGTCGCGGGTCAGTCGTCCGCGTCGGCGGCCTCCCACAGCGGATAG
- a CDS encoding AIR synthase family protein, whose protein sequence is MPGKVSPDDLLAHVFERTGAAETDETIVQGPANGEDAAAIDWPDGEGTLVVSSDPISLAAAEVGTLGVSVATNDVAVSGADPRWLTAVVLLPAGANGSLLEQISHDLDAAARAVGASIVGGHSEYVDQLERPLLSLTAMGTTDRFVPTGGAEPGDAVLLTKAAGIEGTAILAADFGDELGVDSETRERAEGFLGEVSVVPEARIVREYATAMHDPTEGGVAAGLLEVARASGVRLEVDRDAVPIREETAALCKAAGVDPLRIFGSGALLATVPADALDDCLEDLADAGVEAAEIGTVTDLEGGEPELRLDDESITEPIEDDLYPLWEAADADD, encoded by the coding sequence ATGCCCGGCAAGGTGAGCCCGGACGACCTGCTCGCGCACGTCTTCGAGCGGACGGGGGCGGCCGAGACGGACGAGACGATAGTACAGGGCCCCGCGAACGGCGAGGACGCCGCCGCGATCGACTGGCCCGACGGCGAGGGGACGCTCGTCGTCAGCTCCGATCCGATCTCCCTGGCCGCCGCCGAGGTGGGCACCCTCGGCGTCTCCGTCGCCACCAACGACGTCGCCGTCTCGGGAGCCGACCCGCGCTGGCTGACGGCCGTGGTGTTACTTCCCGCCGGGGCTAACGGCTCGCTCCTCGAGCAAATATCGCACGACCTCGACGCCGCCGCACGGGCGGTCGGCGCGTCGATCGTCGGCGGCCACTCCGAGTACGTCGACCAGCTCGAGCGGCCGCTGCTCTCCCTGACGGCGATGGGAACGACCGATCGGTTCGTCCCGACCGGCGGCGCGGAGCCCGGCGATGCCGTTCTCCTCACCAAAGCGGCGGGGATCGAGGGAACGGCAATCCTCGCGGCCGACTTCGGCGACGAACTCGGCGTGGATTCCGAAACCCGCGAGCGCGCCGAGGGGTTTCTCGGAGAGGTCAGCGTGGTTCCCGAGGCCCGGATCGTCCGCGAGTACGCGACGGCGATGCACGACCCCACCGAGGGCGGGGTCGCGGCCGGCCTGCTCGAGGTGGCCCGCGCCTCGGGCGTCCGACTCGAGGTCGATCGCGATGCGGTCCCGATCCGCGAGGAGACGGCGGCGCTGTGCAAGGCAGCCGGTGTCGACCCGCTGCGGATCTTCGGCTCCGGCGCGCTGCTCGCGACCGTCCCCGCGGACGCACTGGACGACTGTCTCGAGGATCTCGCGGATGCAGGAGTCGAGGCCGCCGAGATCGGGACCGTCACGGACCTCGAGGGCGGCGAGCCGGAACTCCGCCTCGACGATGAGTCGATCACCGAACCGATCGAGGACGATCTCTATCCGCTGTGGGAGGCCGCCGACGCGGACGACTGA
- a CDS encoding helix-turn-helix domain-containing protein → MGLVAEFDIRCEALPLVEVARAVPEATILIKLQFNHGDRPLFLATVTGGSRPAIEEALTDAVDVQAWTLIGEAGSTRRYQAVPALSLAEQLGDHLEDLAGLEALAAVEAAIERIEVNPDGWRQSGWFADRAAFDEFSSFWRRNAGFRLHRLTRDGASESPGDGLSDPQREALRTAYESGYFDIPRRTSLAEIAAELDISASSVSERLRRAHRQLIEETVATTWPPLPD, encoded by the coding sequence ATGGGACTCGTCGCGGAGTTCGATATCCGGTGTGAGGCCCTGCCACTCGTCGAGGTCGCGAGAGCGGTACCCGAGGCGACGATTCTCATCAAGCTACAGTTCAACCACGGTGACCGACCGCTGTTTCTAGCCACTGTGACGGGCGGTTCTCGGCCGGCGATCGAGGAGGCCCTGACGGACGCCGTCGATGTCCAAGCGTGGACGTTGATCGGAGAGGCCGGCTCGACGCGGCGATATCAGGCGGTACCGGCACTCAGTTTAGCGGAACAGCTCGGTGACCATCTCGAGGATCTCGCCGGACTCGAGGCGCTCGCCGCCGTCGAAGCCGCCATCGAACGGATCGAAGTGAACCCGGACGGATGGCGGCAGTCGGGCTGGTTCGCTGATCGAGCAGCGTTCGACGAATTTTCGTCGTTCTGGCGACGGAACGCCGGATTTCGGTTGCATCGCCTCACTCGCGATGGCGCGTCCGAATCGCCCGGTGACGGACTCTCCGACCCCCAACGAGAGGCGCTCAGAACGGCCTACGAGAGCGGCTATTTCGACATTCCACGACGGACGTCCCTGGCAGAAATCGCGGCGGAGTTAGACATCTCTGCGTCTTCGGTATCGGAGCGACTTCGTCGCGCTCACAGACAGCTCATCGAGGAAACGGTCGCGACGACGTGGCCACCCCTTCCCGACTAA
- a CDS encoding alpha/beta hydrolase, producing the protein MKTTQSEAGIEVTSERRGDGPPLILLHGGMAPAEYWSPVVPHLDGYTAVVPQRPGFGTCLDEPTETSADDVLNREVEYVRTLVDGVDGDPILFGHSFGALTAVEAATEVTVGAVVAYEPAILPDDYRAKADLADRMQTLIEAGERREAVKRYIEHVLHPDGTDDLDAWLAEWPIWPECVDLAEAVVRMNRAVEQYRLPNSLDVPAPVLVLTGTDGPDFLRESARATHEAVPHSRLVEFDGVSHGGPTEAPELISEEVDAFLRSKSIAFP; encoded by the coding sequence ATGAAGACCACCCAGTCCGAAGCCGGCATCGAGGTCACGTCCGAACGCCGCGGTGATGGTCCGCCGCTGATCCTCCTTCACGGCGGAATGGCTCCCGCGGAATACTGGAGTCCAGTCGTACCACATCTGGACGGATATACCGCGGTCGTCCCGCAACGACCGGGATTCGGAACCTGCCTCGACGAGCCGACCGAGACCAGCGCCGACGACGTGCTGAATCGCGAAGTCGAGTACGTGCGAACGCTCGTCGACGGCGTCGACGGCGACCCGATTCTGTTCGGTCACTCCTTCGGCGCACTGACTGCGGTTGAAGCTGCAACGGAAGTAACAGTAGGGGCAGTCGTCGCGTACGAACCGGCAATCCTTCCCGACGACTACCGAGCGAAAGCCGATCTGGCAGACCGAATGCAGACGCTCATCGAGGCAGGTGAGCGGCGCGAGGCGGTGAAGCGATACATCGAGCACGTCCTCCACCCGGACGGGACTGATGACCTCGATGCGTGGTTAGCGGAGTGGCCGATCTGGCCGGAGTGTGTGGACCTCGCCGAAGCGGTCGTCCGGATGAACCGCGCTGTCGAGCAGTACCGACTTCCGAACTCTCTCGATGTTCCCGCCCCCGTACTCGTGTTGACCGGTACCGACGGACCCGATTTTCTTCGCGAAAGCGCCCGCGCCACCCACGAAGCGGTTCCGCACAGCCGCCTCGTCGAATTCGACGGTGTCAGCCACGGCGGCCCAACCGAAGCACCGGAACTGATCTCGGAAGAAGTCGACGCCTTCCTTCGTTCGAAGTCGATAGCGTTCCCGTAA
- a CDS encoding TIGR04024 family LLM class F420-dependent oxidoreductase — translation MTDRDVHLPVAAQPTIDSIADYAQTAEDGGYDCAWLPETWGRDGVTVLTAMAERTDSIDIGSSILNTYSRSPALLGQTAATLQELSDGRFRLGLGPSGPVVIENWHGVEFGNPLKRTRETVEIVREVLSGETVNYDGDDFQLSGFRLRCDPPETQPPVEVTGMGPKAVELAGRFSDGWHGIMLTPEGMADRIDDIERGAELGDRDPDDVQVTAGVTCCALDDPDEARALVRQHIGFYVGGMGTFYRDALERQGYDEATEIYDSWQDGDRERALELVDEHILDDLCAAGDPETVREQLERYEDVDGIDAIAVSFPRGASEEQVRQTMEAVAPDN, via the coding sequence ATGACAGACAGAGATGTCCACCTGCCGGTGGCCGCACAGCCGACGATCGACTCGATCGCCGACTACGCACAGACCGCCGAGGACGGCGGGTACGACTGCGCCTGGCTCCCGGAGACGTGGGGTCGCGACGGCGTCACCGTCCTGACGGCGATGGCCGAGCGCACCGACTCGATCGATATCGGCTCGAGCATCCTCAACACCTACTCGCGCTCGCCGGCACTGCTGGGACAGACGGCGGCGACGCTACAGGAGCTCTCCGACGGCCGGTTCCGCCTGGGGCTCGGCCCGAGCGGCCCCGTCGTGATCGAGAACTGGCACGGAGTGGAGTTCGGGAACCCCCTCAAACGGACGCGCGAAACCGTCGAAATCGTTCGAGAAGTGCTGTCGGGGGAGACGGTGAACTACGACGGCGACGACTTCCAACTCTCGGGGTTCCGCCTTCGATGTGATCCACCGGAAACGCAACCGCCGGTCGAGGTCACTGGAATGGGGCCCAAGGCAGTCGAACTGGCGGGTCGGTTCTCCGACGGTTGGCACGGGATCATGCTCACCCCCGAAGGGATGGCGGACCGCATCGATGACATCGAGCGCGGTGCCGAACTCGGCGACCGGGACCCAGACGACGTGCAGGTCACCGCCGGCGTCACCTGCTGTGCACTGGACGACCCCGACGAGGCCCGCGCGCTCGTCCGCCAACACATCGGCTTCTACGTCGGCGGGATGGGTACGTTCTACCGCGACGCTCTCGAGCGCCAGGGGTACGACGAGGCGACCGAGATTTACGATTCGTGGCAGGACGGCGACCGCGAGCGCGCTCTCGAGCTCGTCGACGAGCACATCCTCGACGACCTCTGCGCGGCCGGCGATCCGGAGACCGTTCGCGAGCAACTCGAGCGCTACGAGGACGTGGACGGCATCGACGCTATCGCGGTCAGCTTCCCGCGCGGCGCGAGCGAGGAGCAGGTTCGACAGACGATGGAAGCGGTCGCGCCCGACAACTGA